CGCTTTTACTTCCTATCTAAAAAGTATCATCCAGATACGGGAGAATTTTCAAACGATTCTCTATTCAAAGAACTGATCGAATACAGGAATATCCTATATTCTTATTTGGAGCAAGAAACATTCAAAAAAGAGAATGTATTTACCGACCCTCCCAGGAATTTTCACAAAGACGATTACACGATTTACAAACGGGCCAGAGAAATCTACGATTCTGCGATCCACGAATACTATAAACTCACAGACGGAAATCCGATTTTTTTAAAAGAAGAGGAAAATCCGGTTCTCCGAAAACTCAGACATTCCTTGGAAATTTCCAAATCTGGATTCGAAGAA
The nucleotide sequence above comes from Leptospira weilii. Encoded proteins:
- a CDS encoding J domain-containing protein codes for the protein MLERALEFLGLEPGFNEKDLKERFYFLSKKYHPDTGEFSNDSLFKELIEYRNILYSYLEQETFKKENVFTDPPRNFHKDDYTIYKRAREIYDSAIHEYYKLTDGNPIFLKEEENPVLRKLRHSLEISKSGFEELISSHPQSIWIPDAKDTLQKIEIWFKAP